One region of Trichoderma breve strain T069 chromosome 7 map unlocalized scaffold00007, whole genome shotgun sequence genomic DNA includes:
- a CDS encoding magnesium transporter NIPA domain-containing protein, translating to MDDDLLFARSGIVPGGDGSVRPGYYKAIGIGLAIGSGLFIGTSFVLKKVGLLRANAKYNEVAGEGYGYLKNAFWWGGMILMIIGEVCNFVAYAFTDAILVTPLGALSVVITTILSAIFLKERLSLVGKVACFLCIVGSVVIVMNAPQESSVADIQQMQHYVITPGFLSYTGVILVGSVIVAFFVGPKYGKKNMLVYISICSWIGGLSVVSTQGLGAAIIAWASGKPQYKEWFLWVLFVFVIGTLLTEIIFLNKALNLFNAAIVTPTYYVYFTSTTIITSAVLFQGFKGTAQSIVTVVLGFLTICSGVVLLQLSKSAKDVPDTAVFNGDLDQIHTIAEQAQPETEPKADAIRGAAAIVRRISNARLRMEAEELKRLHEEKMAEAMAPISEDGQPMYEWDGLRRRRTIASTPPTPHPPLGMSHFPTEEELAEHDRHNMFANIAGTIRGRRSRNHPHHVLVVNEQDEDDDEEAQYGNIDKVRSPMHPLPLTHIAMPQQKPDDEAGAYYGPTREQTHFSPDTAYHGATGQVDPQLLGPTPPPHGNRRTFSFNKVFRRTPQPSEEEQVGLVKEPSGDGRRAPGPPDGGSQPPPPAFI from the exons ATGGACGATGATCTTCTCTTCGCACGATCTGGCATCGTGCCGGGAGGTGATGGCTCTGTGCGACCGGGATACTACAAAGCCATCGGCATTGGCTTGGCCATAGGATCGGGTCTTTTTATCGGAACGTCATTCGTCCTCAAAAAGGTTGGCCTGCTGAGGGCAAACGCAAAGTATAACGAAGTTGCTGGCGAAGGCTATGGTTACCTCAAGAATGCTTTCTGGTGGGGTGGCATGATTCTCATGATTATTGGCGAGGTCTGCAACTTTGTCGCCTATGCTTTTACCGACGCCATCTTGGTCACACCGCTCGGCGCCTTGTCCGTCGTCATCACTACGATCCTGTcggccatcttcctcaaggaGCGACTCAGTCTGGTTGGAAAGGTCGCCTGTTTTCTCTGCATAGTAGGCTCTGTGGTCATCGTCATGAACGCGCCGCAGGAGTCTTCAGTCGCCGAtatccagcagatgcaacACTATGTTATAACGCCGGGGTTTCTGTCGTATACGGGCGTCATTCTCGTCGGATCCGTCATTGTTGCCTTTTTCGTTGGGCCCAAGTATGGTAAGAAGAATATGCTGGTCTACATTTCGATTTGCAGCTGGATCGGCGGCTTGAGTGTCGTGTCGACCCAGGGCCTGGGTGCAGCCATCATTGCGTGGGCCAGTGGCAAGCCGCAGTATAAGGAGTGGTTCCTATGGGTGCTGTTCGTCTTTGTTATTGGCACCTTGCTGACCGaaatcatcttcctcaac aaagccctcaacctcttcaatgCCGCCATCGTGACACCCACCTATTATGTTTATTTCACTAGtaccaccatcatcacatctgCAGTCTTATTCCAAGGCTTCAAGGGGACGGCCCAGTCGATAGTTACGGTTGTGCTCGGTTTCCTGACGATATGCTCTGGCGTCGTGTTACtgcagctctccaagtcGGCCAAGGACGTTCCCGACACCGCTGTATTCAATGGAGACCTGGACCAGATTCACACCATTGCTGAACAGGCACAGCCCGAGACGGAGCCAAAGGCAGATGCAATCCGAGGCGCGGCCGCTATTGTCAGGCGCATTTCCAACGCGCGACTAAGAATGGAGGCCGAAGAACTGAAACGTCTTCACGAGGAGAAAATGGCTGAAGCCATGGCCCCCATCAGCGAAGATGGACAGCCAATGTACGAATGGGATGGCTTGAGGCGAAGACGAACCATTGCGTCCA ctccgccaACTCCTCACCCGCCTCTGGGCATGTCGCATTTCCCAACGGAAGAGGAGCTCGCAGAGCATGATCGTCACAACATGTTTGCTAACATTGCGGGCACAATCCGCGGCCGCCGGTCCCGCAACCACCCGCATCATGTCCTGGTAGTCAACGAgcaggatgaggatgatgacgaagaggccCAGTACGGCAACATCGACAAGGTCCGCAGCCCGATGCATCCGCTGCCCCTCACCCACATTGCTATGCCCCAGCAGAAGCCCGATGACGAAGCCGGCGCTTATTATGGCCCGACCCGCGAGCAGACGCACTTCTCTCCAGACACCGCGTACCACGGCGCCACAGGTCAGGTCGATCCCCAGCTTCTTGGTCCAACACCGCCACCCCACGGGAACCGGCGCACGTTTTCCTTCAACAAAGTCTTTCGACGAACGCCCCAGCCTTCTGAAGAGGAACAGGTTGGGCTCGTCAAGGAGCCTAGTGGCGACGGCAGAAGAGCGCCGGGACCACCAGATGGAGGATCACAGCCTCCACCCCCAGCTTTCATCTAG
- a CDS encoding alcohol dehydrogenase groES-like domain-containing protein: MSLPKTYKAMVTLEANAPFTQQERELKMPGPGQVLVKVLACGVCSSDVSVISGHVGPVFPRVTGHELVGDIVAVGENVTRLTVGQRVGGPWHGGHDGTCRQCQRSQFQYCDNQAVNGVSFDGGYAEYVLLRDEAIVRVPKEVDPAEIAPFLCAGVTVFNGIRKLHVEQGGNVVVNGLGGLGHLAVQYANKMGYEVIALSSGDDKATFAKELGAHHYINTKTSDAVAEILKLGGADIIVQTAPNPEMISALVKALAPGGKLLNLTLLGPVPIDTVSLVMKGTSVHGWASGHAIDSEEAISFAVRHGIRCLVQRYPLAEAQKAIDDLIAGKPRFRNVLVMDQ; this comes from the coding sequence ATGTCTCTCCCCAAGACTTACAAGGCCATGGTCACCCTCGAGGCCAACGCCCCCTTCACTCAACAAGAGCGCGAGCTCAAGATGCCGGGCCCCGGCCAAGTCCTCGTCAAGGTCCTCGCCTGCGGTGTCTGCTCCTCAGACGTCTCCGTCATCAGCGGCCACGTGGGCCCCGTGTTCCCCCGAGTCACCGGCCACGAACTCGTCGGTGACATTGTCGCCGTTGGCGAAAATGTTACCCGCCTTACCGTTGGTCAGCGAGTCGGCGGTCCCTGGCACGGTGGTCACGACGGAACTTGCCGCCAGTGCCAGCGCTCTCAATTCCAGTATTGCGACAACCAGGCTGTCAACGGCGTTAGCTTTGATGGTGGCTATGCTGAGTACGTTTTGCTAAGAGACGAGGCCATTGTGCGCGTGCCTAAGGAGGTTGACCCCGCGGAAATTGCTCCGTTCCTGTGTGCCGGAGTCACTGTATTTAACGGAATCCGCAAGCTGCATGTTGAGCAGGGAGGAAACGTCGTTGTCAACGGCCTTGGTGGACTGGGTCATCTTGCCGTGCAGTACGCCAACAAGATGGGCTATGAAGTGATTGCCCTCTCATCGGGAGATGACAAGGCCACCTTTGCCAAAGAACTCGGCGCTCACCActacatcaacaccaagactTCCGATGCCGTCGCCGAGATCCTTAAACTGGGCGGCGCCGACATCATTGTACAAACCGCTCCCAACCCCGAGATGATCAGCGCTCTTGTCAAGGCCTTGGCGCCTGGAGGAAAGCTCTTGAACCTGACTCTTCTCGGACCTGTTCCCATTGACACTGTGTCTCTGGTGATGAAGGGAACGAGTGTTCACGGCTGGGCAAGTGGACACGCTATTGACAGCGAGGAGGCGATTTCGTTTGCTGTTAGACACGGGATCCGATGCTTGGTTCAGCGATACCCTCTGGCGGAGGCGCAGAAGGcgattgatgatttgattgccGGAAAGCCTCGGTTCAGGAACGTGTTGGTGATGGACCAGtga
- a CDS encoding u-box domain-containing protein codes for MSKSLQLKEEGNRHFQAGDYIGADGLYSKAIIADAKNPALYTNRAMARLKLGHWESVIADCTTCLSLSPQNMKAHYYLAQAQLSIRDFDSALENALAAHKLCAATNDKSLGAVTAMVLKCKKDRWGDREKKRLRLEREVEERMLDLLRRDRDEMLMAEESEIERRMIEEEANEKIATLSSVFEASRTQNQKKREVPDWAIDDISFDIMVDPVITKTGKSYERATIMEHLRRHPSDPLTREPLSASDLRPNLALRQACEEFLEQNGWAVDW; via the exons ATGTCTAAATCGCTACAActcaaggaagaaggcaaCCGCCACTTCCAAGCCGGCGACTACATCGGCGCCGATGGCCTCTACTCCAAAGC CATCATCGCCGACGCCAAAAACCCAGCCCTCTACACCAACCGCGCCATGGCCCGGCTCAAGCTCGGCCACTGGGAATCCGTCATTGCCGACTGCACGACCTGCCTGTCCCTCTCCCCCCAAAACATGAAGGCCCACTACTACCTCGCCCAGGCCCAGCTCTCCATCCGCGACTTCGACAGCGCCCTCGAAAACGCCCTCGCCGCGCACAAGCTCTGCGCCGCCACAAACGACAAATCCCTGGGCGCCGTCACGGCCATGGTCCTGAAATGCAAGAAGGATCGCTGGGGGGATcgcgagaagaagcggctgcGGTTGGAGCGCGAGGTGGAGGAGCGCATGCTCGATTTGTTAAGGAGGGATCGCGATGAGATGCTCATGGCGGAGGAGAGCGAGATTGAGCGCCGGAtgattgaggaggaggcgaatGAAAAGATTGCGACGCTGAGCAGTGTCTTCGAAGCTTCGAGGACGCAGAACCAGAAGAAGCGCGAGGTTCCTGACTGGGCGATTGACGATATTAGCTTTGACATTATGGTCGATCCCGTCATT ACAAAAACAGGCAAATCCTACGAACGTGCCACCATCATGGAACATCTTCGCCGCCACCCCTCCGACCCCCTCACCCGCGAGCCTCTCTCCGCCTCCGACCTGCGGCCCAACCTAGCCCTGCGACAGGCGTGCGAGGAGTTTCTGGAGCAGAATGGCTGGGCCGTCGATTGGtag